The Colias croceus chromosome 3, ilColCroc2.1 genome includes a region encoding these proteins:
- the LOC123706009 gene encoding RNA pseudouridylate synthase domain-containing protein 2-like isoform X4 gives MQAGGGWFVPWTMGMQKFAVALPMGGVVPLVPPLLAALPPAPPPLRLIAPPMQHQARKGEKDNGKNCILSCEKRKADDTDINKDLKKAKLETKALKAKRPGFTDDRYNETSYYIENGLRKVYPYYFTFTTFTKGRWVGEKILDVFAREFRAHPAAEYERCIRAGTLTVNYERVDPDYRLKHNDLLANVVHRHEVPVTSQPITLVHIDEDIVVVNKPASIPVHPCGRYRHNTVVFILAKEYNLKNLRTIHRLDRLTSGLLLFGRSPKKARQMEHQIRNRQVQKEYVCRVDGEFPDEEIECTEPIEVVSYKIGVCKVSPKGKDCSTVFKRLGYNTRTNTSVVLCKPKTGRMHQIRVHLQYLGYPVVNDPLYNHPVFGPLRGKGGDTGGKSDEELVRDLIAIHNAENWLGVDAGDDDMLFSKPAADDKVGEDECDTGPASRESSPRLESPAPGLTPATVMTPTLASPSSGAEAPADACAHSPAASPNINEDSNDAKSEKVTVATQTGCSPATQVGPAGTPGSAGSTVAPAPGSAEPAVDPHCYECRVRYRDPRPRDLIMYLHAWKYKGPGWEYETELPQWASVEWEEQDSS, from the exons GGCGAAAAGGACAATGGCAAGAATTGTATTCTCTCCTGCGAGAAGCGGAAAGCCGATGACACTGACATTAATAAGGACTTGAAGAAG GCTAAGCTAGAGACAAAGGCGCTAAAAGCCAAAAGACCGGGTTTCACGGACGACAGGTACAACGAAACGTCGTACTACATTGAGAACG GACTCAGGAAAGTGTACCCCTACTACTTCACATTCACCACTTTCACGAAAGGGAGATGGGTCGGCGAGAAGATTCTAGATGTGTTCGCGCGAGAGTTCAGGGCGCACCCCGCCGCCGAGTACGAAAGGTGCATCAGAGCTGGCACCCTCACGGTCAACTACGAAAGAGTCGACCCAGACTATAGGCTCAAACACAACGACCTACTCGCTAACGTCGTCCATAG GCACGAAGTTCCTGTGACCAGCCAACCGATCACCCTCGTTCATATCGACGAGGACATAGTGGTTGTCAACAAACCAGCCTCTATTCCT GTGCACCCATGTGGACGATACCGTCACAACACGGTGGTGTTCATACTCGCCAAGGAGTACAACTTGAAGAACCTGAGGACCATTCATAGACTGGACAGGTTGACGTCAG GTCTCTTGTTATTCGGGAGAAGTCCAAAGAAGGCGAGACAGATGGAACACCAGATCAGGAACCGGCAAGTGCAGAAGGAATACGTTTGCAGGGTAGACGGAGAATTCCCTGA TGAGGAGATCGAGTGCACGGAGCCTATAGAAGTCGTCAGCTACAAGATTGGGGTTTGCAAGGTGTCCCCGAAGGGCAAGGACTGTTCCACCGTGTTCAAGCGGCTCGGCTACAACACCCGTACGAACACCAGCGTCGTTCTGTGCAAGCCGAAGACTGGAAGGATGCATCAGATCAGAGTGCACTTGCAGTATTTAG GTTATCCCGTGGTAAACGATCCTCTCTACAACCATCCCGTATTCGGTCCACTGCGAGGCAAGGGTGGAGACACGGGCGGCAAGTCTGATGAGGAGCTGGTGAGAGACCTGATCGCGATACACAATGCTGAGAATTGGCTCGGAGTGGACGCGGGAGATGATGATATGCTGTTCTCTAAACCGGCTGCTGATGATAAAG TTGGTGAAGACGAATGTGACACGGGGCCAGCGTCACGAGAGTCATCTCCGAGATTAGAATCACCGGCGCCCGGCTTGACGCCAGCTACTGTTATGACAC CGACGCTAGCTAGTCCGTCAAGCGGTGCGGAGGCGCCGGCGGACGCGTGCGCGCACTCGCCCGCCGCGTCGCCCAACATCAACGAAGACTCGAATGATGCTAAG TCGGAAAAAGTCACAGTAGCCACGCAGACGGGCTGCAGCCCGGCAACCCAAGTGGGGCCCGCTGGGACCCCTGGGTCCGCGGGGTCCACAGTGGCCCCGGCCCCGGGGTCCGCGGAGCCCGCAGTGGACCCGCACTGCTACGAGTGCCGAGTGAGATACAGAGACCCCAGGCCGAGGGACCTGATCATGTATCTACACGCTTGGAAGTATAAG GGACCAGGTTGGGAATACGAGACGGAGCTTCCACAGTGGGCGAGCGTGGAGTGGGAAGAGCAGGATAGTTCATAG
- the LOC123706009 gene encoding RNA pseudouridylate synthase domain-containing protein 2-like isoform X3 — protein sequence MQAGGGWFVPWTMGMQKFAVALPMGGVVPLVPPLLAALPPAPPPLRLIAPPMQHQARKGEKDNGKNCILSCEKRKADDTDINKDLKKAKLETKALKAKRPGFTDDRYNETSYYIENGLRKVYPYYFTFTTFTKGRWVGEKILDVFAREFRAHPAAEYERCIRAGTLTVNYERVDPDYRLKHNDLLANVVHRHEVPVTSQPITLVHIDEDIVVVNKPASIPVHPCGRYRHNTVVFILAKEYNLKNLRTIHRLDRLTSGLLLFGRSPKKARQMEHQIRNRQVQKEYVCRVDGEFPDSEEIECTEPIEVVSYKIGVCKVSPKGKDCSTVFKRLGYNTRTNTSVVLCKPKTGRMHQIRVHLQYLGYPVVNDPLYNHPVFGPLRGKGGDTGGKSDEELVRDLIAIHNAENWLGVDAGDDDMLFSKPAADDKVGEDECDTGPASRESSPRLESPAPGLTPATVMTPTLASPSSGAEAPADACAHSPAASPNINEDSNDAKSEKVTVATQTGCSPATQVGPAGTPGSAGSTVAPAPGSAEPAVDPHCYECRVRYRDPRPRDLIMYLHAWKYKGPGWEYETELPQWASVEWEEQDSS from the exons GGCGAAAAGGACAATGGCAAGAATTGTATTCTCTCCTGCGAGAAGCGGAAAGCCGATGACACTGACATTAATAAGGACTTGAAGAAG GCTAAGCTAGAGACAAAGGCGCTAAAAGCCAAAAGACCGGGTTTCACGGACGACAGGTACAACGAAACGTCGTACTACATTGAGAACG GACTCAGGAAAGTGTACCCCTACTACTTCACATTCACCACTTTCACGAAAGGGAGATGGGTCGGCGAGAAGATTCTAGATGTGTTCGCGCGAGAGTTCAGGGCGCACCCCGCCGCCGAGTACGAAAGGTGCATCAGAGCTGGCACCCTCACGGTCAACTACGAAAGAGTCGACCCAGACTATAGGCTCAAACACAACGACCTACTCGCTAACGTCGTCCATAG GCACGAAGTTCCTGTGACCAGCCAACCGATCACCCTCGTTCATATCGACGAGGACATAGTGGTTGTCAACAAACCAGCCTCTATTCCT GTGCACCCATGTGGACGATACCGTCACAACACGGTGGTGTTCATACTCGCCAAGGAGTACAACTTGAAGAACCTGAGGACCATTCATAGACTGGACAGGTTGACGTCAG GTCTCTTGTTATTCGGGAGAAGTCCAAAGAAGGCGAGACAGATGGAACACCAGATCAGGAACCGGCAAGTGCAGAAGGAATACGTTTGCAGGGTAGACGGAGAATTCCCTGA CAGTGAGGAGATCGAGTGCACGGAGCCTATAGAAGTCGTCAGCTACAAGATTGGGGTTTGCAAGGTGTCCCCGAAGGGCAAGGACTGTTCCACCGTGTTCAAGCGGCTCGGCTACAACACCCGTACGAACACCAGCGTCGTTCTGTGCAAGCCGAAGACTGGAAGGATGCATCAGATCAGAGTGCACTTGCAGTATTTAG GTTATCCCGTGGTAAACGATCCTCTCTACAACCATCCCGTATTCGGTCCACTGCGAGGCAAGGGTGGAGACACGGGCGGCAAGTCTGATGAGGAGCTGGTGAGAGACCTGATCGCGATACACAATGCTGAGAATTGGCTCGGAGTGGACGCGGGAGATGATGATATGCTGTTCTCTAAACCGGCTGCTGATGATAAAG TTGGTGAAGACGAATGTGACACGGGGCCAGCGTCACGAGAGTCATCTCCGAGATTAGAATCACCGGCGCCCGGCTTGACGCCAGCTACTGTTATGACAC CGACGCTAGCTAGTCCGTCAAGCGGTGCGGAGGCGCCGGCGGACGCGTGCGCGCACTCGCCCGCCGCGTCGCCCAACATCAACGAAGACTCGAATGATGCTAAG TCGGAAAAAGTCACAGTAGCCACGCAGACGGGCTGCAGCCCGGCAACCCAAGTGGGGCCCGCTGGGACCCCTGGGTCCGCGGGGTCCACAGTGGCCCCGGCCCCGGGGTCCGCGGAGCCCGCAGTGGACCCGCACTGCTACGAGTGCCGAGTGAGATACAGAGACCCCAGGCCGAGGGACCTGATCATGTATCTACACGCTTGGAAGTATAAG GGACCAGGTTGGGAATACGAGACGGAGCTTCCACAGTGGGCGAGCGTGGAGTGGGAAGAGCAGGATAGTTCATAG